The Linepithema humile isolate Giens D197 chromosome 2, Lhum_UNIL_v1.0, whole genome shotgun sequence genome has a segment encoding these proteins:
- the LOC136997700 gene encoding uncharacterized protein produces the protein MFSLLKIKHTKQMIVVQSSNVSRKRKKDYWIKLENGKRCVGIFFCKSDERHTLLEIKKSLDTSSPKVIIKDINKLSDIQCANSETTCNKNKVISSPHSQITESVLKSNPDTNIKKLIYDQLDKENDENVNPHLIKTVLKCNAKILRSQCSNSKTKEMKERMQNHSPKIVLNEDCKRKAKLSIVQYINTKPECNTNKESNFSKTVDAEIQNNTDTKLKN, from the exons ATGTTTTccttacttaaaattaaacatactAAACAAATGATCGTTGTACAATCAAGTAACGTAAGtcgtaaaaggaaaaaagattaTTGGATAAAACTAGAAAATGGAAAACGATGCGTTGGAATATTCTTTTGTAAGTCGG atgaAAGACACActcttttagaaataaaaaagagcttAGATACTAGTTCACCAAAGGTTATAATAAAGGACATTAACAAATTATCAGATATCCAGTGTGCAAATAGTGAAACTacgtgcaataaaaataaagtcataTCCAGTCCACATTCACAGATAACTGAATCAGTATTAAAAAGTAACCCTGAtaccaatattaaaaaactaatatatgATCAGTTAG ataaagaaaatgatgaaaacgTAAATCCTCATTTGATAAAAACTGTGTTAAAGTGCAATGCCAAAATATTAAGATCTCAGTGTTCAAATAGTAAAACTAAGG aaatgaaGGAAAGAATGCAGAATCATTCACCGAAAATTGTATTGAACGAAGATTGTAAGCGCAAAGCCAAATTATCAAttgttcaatatattaatactaaaCCTGAGTGCAACACCAATAaagaatctaatttttcaaagacaGTTGATgcagaaatacaaaataatactgaCACTAAACTAAAGAACTAA